The Apium graveolens cultivar Ventura chromosome 10, ASM990537v1, whole genome shotgun sequence nucleotide sequence ACAAATATGAGCAATTGTAAAACCAATACCTGATCAAACAATACTCTGTAAGCATTTAAATCATGGTACAGAGCCCGCCCGTTACTGCTGCAACATTCTAAAGCTTGAGCTAAATACAAAGCCACTCTTAATCTCATAGCCCATTTCATAGGCTGACTCTCCCCTATAAAAAAGATTCACCAAAATCATTATATGATCCACCACCACTTCCCAAATCATATTGATTTACAGAATTGCTTACTATACTTTTCCCTTCCTCTGTGCCTTAGAAAGTTAAAATGTTAAGGTGATTGGATCCACATTGTCAAGAAAAAATTATGCAAAGCATAGAAAGCAGAATGAACAAACTCACAGTGGAATAAGTGTTTAGCCAGCGTGTCATGAGGCATGAACTCTGCCACCAGCAACCTCTCATGTCCATCACTACAGAATCCAATTAGATTTGCTAAGCGCTCGCTTCTCAGTTTCCCAACCAATCTTGCTTCCTCCTGAAAAACAACAATCAAATTACTCTATTCACATAAAACAACTATCTATACCTTTTAAGTAGCATCTCTTCCAATTCCTAAAACCTTAAAGGGTCGGAAGAAGTCACTAAATGAATTATAGGTCCCCGTCAGACAAGGGACTAAGGTGCACAATCTCTCCCAAAAGGTAGGTATTGGAAGAAGACGCTTACTATGCATATCATTAACGATACCATCTCACAGTAAAAACAGCTAAAATGCAAATATCATAAATTAGTTATAACTAACAATGAACTGGTGAGAATCAGGCCAAGCAGACTTGGTGAACCGCTTAACAGCAATCGCAGTATCATCAGGAAGCCGCCCTTTATAAACAACATTCGGAGCTTTCTCCCCATGCTCAGAAACAATGTTATCAGTAGAAAAACCACCAGTTGCAGCTTTTAGCTCCTCTAAGCTAAACTCTTTAAAAATCGGCAATGCACTTTTATCATCTTTCTCTAAACAAAATTCACACACACCTAGTAAGCCAAAAGAAACACACACTAAAACAAAAAAActaaatcaaaacaaattaaatCTCGAAAATAACCCGTATCAGAGGAGGGCTGCAGAAGGGTAGGCTTTAGTGGAGAATGCCACCAGCAGACCGAGAATTTGCAACAACAAGCACCCATAGCCAGAGACGAAAACcgaaaaaaaataaaagattAGACAATGAAGTGCATTATGTGTGATTGCAACGGTTGATATTAAGAAATGAGAAAAAGAAGTACAGAGTAAGTATAGTAGTTAGTAGTGAAAAACAATTAAAATGATTGTGCAAACAACAATATCATGCTATGTGAGAAAAACATAAAACATTGACACTTTTGTGTATATTTAACTAAGTACATAATCATTTTACCCTTGCTTCTTTAGCTGTACATGTCAACTTTTTCTCACTCTTTGTATAAAGAGTTCTCTTCGGCATGTTCTCAGCCTTTTGTTTTTACCTCTTTACTCTCACCAGTCTCACCAGTCTCATCTTTATTTTTTTCCCCACATTCTCATTTTTGATTTGCTAAAAGGGTATTagtgtgcaaatgaaattttAAGCCAAAAGACAATTTTTgcaaaaaattataaaagaaaataaCTTTTTTGCTGAAAGTTAATAATCCAACTAACAATGAATATATAAACAgttgaaaaaaatatatatactatactatattataatagacgaaatattaaacGGTTTGCGGTCAGTCGGTCGATACTTGCTGAAATTACAAAATTATCCTTACTAggtaattataattatattaataaaatcaaattcgTATCTAAATAGACTACTATTAAACAATTTTATGTCCCAATAAAATTCTACTTATTCACCAAACGTATATAGATAATTGATTTTGTACAGAATCTCTTTACCTCCTCCGACAGCGTCAATCAAGGTTGCTTCCTACATCAATTACAAGTTCATTGAATTCTCCAAATTCATTATCGAATTCTCCAAATGTGTTCTTTACAAACTAATATTGGAAAGTTTGgatacttgctgaaattacttagtTACCCCTAtttaattattcatattattttaattaatttccCGCCTTTCATTATTTTTGAAACCTATTATTTTAAATCTATTTTAAATCTATACTATTTATTAATAAGTGAAACAATAtataatttggtgctaaaagtaCCAAAGTACAAAAGCACGAGTTCTATTCTTTATAATAGTTCATCCAATCgtctttttaatttataaaataaaaataatttttaaatgatttgtaaattatattaaaaatttattaagttatgttaaattaagtaaaataacttatatttatatttaattttagaaaactacaaactactaacacgaattgacttatattatctgtaaactttatttattaataaattatattaaaaatttattaagttacattaaataagtaaaataacatatatttacttttattttgaaaaactactaactataaagtaaactattaacacgaattgacttctattctctgtaaactttattttctgcagtattattttaaaaataattaagtaataacAAATGACTTTGGTAACATTTATTAACTTAtaaactgaaaattattgatttaacgatcGTATTTCTTACTTTCCATCACAACATTTATATACTTTAAATAAAAAACATATTTTAACAGTTTCAAATTTATGGcctgtatttagattatatttagtattattaaattaagtttaataacatctatttacttttaatttgtaaattaatttttatcgataattaagtaatattaaataaactatattgaaaaggctaattataaggtaattattaaattatattaattaatattaaattgtctaaagaacatatatttggttcataagataaaaatacaattcgtttcacaaaaataaaattaataggTTAGCTTTTttatatcaagtaaaacaatgcaaaactagaattatagtgaaaaatttcataactgattcgattttttttaacaacataactattttttgtaagtaccaatttaatatttgatattaatatattaattttaattcatgtTTCACACGAATTATCaataattctctacaaatattaattcgatatttttagtCTCGGTTCCGTGTTTCGTACGGgttatcaactatctatactaataagcgaaaccatgtttaggtcccaaatcttggtactcactagaaaattatacaactatttttaaaattttatgtaataaaatctcaaccgacaaaaattaacttttactctctgtaaattttattttccttaAATTTTAATTTGTTGTTGAACATCCGAGCGTCGATTTACTTTAAAATCAtcgtattagtaagttaacatgtcagatttatataagtaaataatttggtgcatgcataactagaactatacggtaaaattttagagttacacttaaattcgatttttttaactacatattttaatatatttagaTCTTTATTTTGTATGGATTATGAGTTTCagttttatgcaaataataatataatactattatttttaatttcagaTTAAAATACTTTAGTTTCTCAGTTACACATTAAGAAGTTTGCGCTTGCTTTAGTACGAATTTGACAAATGTGAATTATGAAGAAAAAGTAACTAATAAAAGAATGTCAAGAAAGAAAGAGAAGCTTTAATacgaattttaaaaataaaattacattATATTTCAATCTAAAAACCATGTAAATATTTTTTGAAAAGAAAacattaaatattaactatacaGTACAAGTATTTAAATATGATCAAGATTGAGCGGTTAAAAAGTagaaacttaaaatttttatcatCAATGTTTTCATGAATATATTTATACTTTTGTGATCATATGATAAAGTTTTTTAGATAAAAGAATTGGTTGTTGCCTATATTATATTTCTTTAGAATTCACCTGCATGAAAGTATAACAAAAAGAGAAGAAAAACGTGGAAATTCCGATCCACTACTAGTAGAATAATTTTAAGTGCCTTTGAATACAGTGGCTGCTTATTACAGGAGCGAGacttaaaaataaaacaaaattagaAAGGAAATGTAATGATGAAGTTCCTCCATTATAGACTTATAGTATAGACTGGAAAGAAAGCAAATTATGCATTACTTTAAAATTAAAAGACAAAATGAGTAAAggtcttctttcttttcttttctcttttgTTGTTTCATTTTTGTGTTTTATCACGCTTTTACCGGAGGGTTTTCAGATACCAGAACAACTTGAAATATCTTATTTTACTCATTGGTCCCTTAACTAAAAATATCTctctttttccccaaaacaaaaCCAACCTTATCACTTGCTGCCCTTTTGCTTTTTCTATCCACTTTCAAACTTCAATATTGTTGTTTCTTTATATGAAGGAATAATCATATGCACTACTTTAAAGTTTAAATAGACCTCCGAAATATAAGCAAGGATATTCAAAACTTAAAGAGACAAATCTATCTGATGGAGGCCTACCTATAACAATCATAACAATCAAAGCAAAATTGTCCAAGCTGGGCTCCTTTTAtttgttgattatttattaagttGGTCTTGTATACTGTATAGTCtgtatataaatattaataaggAGGGAAGCGAGGGAGATACGCTATTATGCTTGTTACATGATAATCTCTCATTCTCTTGTCATGAACTGGTGTTACCAGTTACCACCCTTTTCTCTACTTTATTGACCGAATTCATTACGTACTATTTATACACATATCTAGCTGAAATTGCGGTAACATAGTAAATGAATGATTTCTTTGGCACAATTTTATACCAGAAATAAAATGGCCACTTGATGCTCTACAGTTAAGCATATAAAGCTGGGCAGCTTACATACATAACCCTGTAGTCTTCACATTATTAAACTGTACTAATTGTCTAGAATCTCAAAAGTCGAGACAAATAAAAGCCATGTGTTAGTGTTTGTTTCTCCACATTTTCAACTGAAAAACCACCTCTACTGCAATTTGAGTCTAGGACTATGAACAATTCCAAACCGCGAAATTTGCATCCTGGAAGCAGTGAACAGCTAACATCTCTGTTGCATAAGCATCTTGTGCTTTACACATGTTCATTGATTTTTAAAACTTTCACGACAAAGCTGTAAGAATTGTGCAGTCCCTGCAAATTCTGAAATCCTATCACATCTaacttcaaaaaaaaaaaatcaaccgATTTGGCATGTTTCTTACTTTTCGAAACTGAATCATTGATAAGCCTATCAACCGGAAAGACTAACAATGCAAGACAAAATGCTAAAGATCGAAGCATAAAAAACTGTCTTTACATGTTACAGATAAATGCAAATTATGATGAACAAAGAACCCTACGAAAAATAACTTGTATCCTAAAAGCAAACCTACACTACATGCTCTACAACTATAACTTAGGCCTTCAGTCTTCGAATCCTTCGGAATCAAAGAAATAAAAGGGGATAGTTGTTCTTAGAGAAGCTTCTACCATTTATACACTGTTCAAAACTGTTTCGGAGATTATTGTGTTACTGTCTTCCACACCCTTTCCATTCACTTGGGATCTCAACCTCTGTTTACCAAAAGTAGTGTGTTAAAAACACGAGGGAGAGGAAAATTATCAGGATATATGAAGAGGCGATTTCTATGAAAGGTTAAAGATGTCAATGATCAATACCATATCAGTAGGATCTCCAGCATTGCCATTCAATAATTTGTGATTCTCTTCTTTCGTTCGGCTATCCTTGGTCACCGGAAGCAGCACTGCAGCTGCACCGCGATCAGGCATCTCTATACAGGTACAAAATTAATGTCAGTGTCAGATTTATACATCCAAGAGTTAACCTAACAAAAAAGTGAATGTAGGTTTGCTTACCTGGTAACTTAGAGTCAATGTAGTATACTACCAAGTTAACTGTATACCTGCAATTGATACCAAAATATCTCAAGACACAACTTCCACATCCTTTCCAGATATACATATACAAGTAGCGGAAAAAAAAAATGTACCATGCCACAACCACGTCAACTGTGTAATGCTTGCGAGAAGCAATTATCAACAGGCTCTGAATTACGGCAGTTAACCAAGCACACTGCTTTATAAACCTATGATGAGAcattaaaaattgaaaaataaattaaGCTGAAAATGTGGCTCCATCATGTCAAGAATGCAGGCAAATCTGACTAATGGTGTAAACAAGTATCAATTGTATGATCACACAAAGACTATGTAAACCAAATTTGCGGTATGCCATCTGAATATTACCTCTTCGTGCCATATTTATTATATGTTCGCACAAAGACCAGAGAGAAGATCATGTGGGAAGAAAAAATTAAATCGCCACAACCATATAGCATACCACGAGGGACTGCAGATTCCAGAAACTGTATAAGCGTATAAAAGAGCTAACAATTTTCCCTTAACAAGAAAGAAATATCCGAGGAAAAAATAACAATGAATACTCACTAACTATAAAATATTTCATAATATGATCTGGTCGTGGTAGCGTCGCAGATCTTGACCCCTGTTTGATGCAGAAGGTAACTAAAATGTTACATTCATATGTGAATAAAATGTTAAAatgaaaaaatataatttaacagtAAAAAAACAATTGAACTTCACACGAAGCAGACCACATCACTGCAATTGGAGCGTATAAGATGCAACTATAATATATAAACATTACCTCACGACAGTGGTAGTTTGGACCGGGAAGCTGAGTAGAGTAGAATGTTAATATTCGAAGTGCTTGACAACCCTACAGAAGAACAAATAACGTGATGTAAGGAACCAGTTTCAGTAAAATTCAGTAACTATAGTTTGGAGTTTCTAAACATTTGAAGAACCAAATCCAACCAAAAAAGGAACAAGTGACATGCTAATAATTAATATGACCTCTTAATACAGATGAAACAAAAAAAAACACGGGATATAGAAACTACAGCAAGAGTTGGTATTTAGTTACTACTACTTTTGATACTTACATTAGATCTACAATGCTGGTTGGTACTTGGTAGCATTGAAATCAAAGAATATCCAAATCACTTGAAGACTAGAAACTGATTCTTGGTCATATTTTTCGCAATTTTAGAGAACAAAATCGTGAAGCACATAATTGATGTGAAAGCAGCTCAGAGTACATTCATTATTAAGAAGTAATGATGTAACATGCAATTTTACAAGAAAAAAACGAAGAATTAAAGAAAACTAAGACAAAAGTTCTTACACACAAAAAGGCCAGAACCCTGCACCATATAAGAACTGTGTAGATCTTTTTGCTCTTGAAAATGAATGGATGGAAAGTCCACTGCACCAGAATATAGCCTATACTTAGAAGGAAATCCTTAACCTCATAATGTCAGGAGCATAAC carries:
- the LOC141693002 gene encoding phosphatidylinositol:ceramide inositolphosphotransferase 2-like isoform X1 — translated: MSVYIGREDSKRWRIICAETTAEISLLIENWKYLLAGLIGQYMHGVAARGVHFIHRPGPVLQDTGFLLLKELGQERAYVSETVFTFIFASFLLWTFHPFIFKSKKIYTVLIWCRVLAFLCGCQALRILTFYSTQLPGPNYHCREGSRSATLPRPDHIMKYFIVIPRGMLYGCGDLIFSSHMIFSLVFVRTYNKYGTKRFIKQCAWLTAVIQSLLIIASRKHYTVDVVVAWYIFFFRYLYMYIWKGCGSCVLRYFGINCRYTVNLVVYYIDSKLPEMPDRGAAAVLLPVTKDSRTKEENHKLLNGNAGDPTDMRLRSQVNGKGVEDSNTIISETVLNSV
- the LOC141693002 gene encoding phosphatidylinositol:ceramide inositolphosphotransferase 2-like isoform X2 gives rise to the protein MSVYIGREDSKRWRIICAETTAEISLLIENWKYLLAGLIGQYMHGVAARGVHFIHRPGPVLQDTGFLLLKELGQERAYVSETVFTFIFASFLLWTFHPFIFKSKKIYTVLIWCRVLAFLCGCQALRILTFYSTQLPGPNYHCREGSRSATLPRPDHIMKYFIVIPRGMLYGCGDLIFSSHMIFSLVFVRTYNKYGTKRFIKQCAWLTAVIQSLLIIASRKHYTVDVVVAWYTVNLVVYYIDSKLPEMPDRGAAAVLLPVTKDSRTKEENHKLLNGNAGDPTDMRLRSQVNGKGVEDSNTIISETVLNSV